One Aggregicoccus sp. 17bor-14 genomic window, TCGGGTATGCGAACGCGCCCGGGGCGCAGACCGCCACGCTCTCGCGCGAGGCGGATGCGGCGCGCAGGGCAGGGGACCGCAGCGGCGAGGCCGCGCTGCTGCGCGAGGCCCTCGGCGGGGCGCCGGCTCGCGAGCGCCCCGCGCTGCTGCGGCGGCTGTGCGAGGCCGAGGCGGCACGCGGCCAGGCTGTGGCCGCGCGCGAGGCCTGCCGCGCCGTGCTTGCCGAGAGCCCGGGGTCGGCCGAGGCCCGCGCGGCCCAGGCCGTCCTCGAACGGCTCGACCGCACTTCCGTTCCGGCTCAATAAGAGCGCAACTGGCGGAATCGGACGTGGGTGGGTCGGCCACCTGACCGATGGGCGCCCCGGTGTGACTCCGGGACAATGCTCCGCATGGGGATGAGCCGCGCGGGTGCACAGCGAGGGCAGGTGGCCGTGGAGGCCGCCCTCGTGCTGCCGCTGATGACCTTCATGGTGCTGGGGATCATCCAGCTCACCATGATGCAGCACGCCAAGCTGATGACCGAGTACGCGGCGTACCAGGCGGCGCGCGCGGGCATCGTGTGGAACGGCAACAACGAGCGCATGCACGACGCCGCCGTCGTGGCGCTGCTGCCCACGCTCGGGCGCACGGACGACGTGTTCGAGCTGGGCAAGACCTGGGCGCTGCACAAGGGCTGGGACCTCGCCATGCGCCAGCTGCAGATGGGCAAGGGCAAGGTCATCGATCCGGCGGCCTTCAACGGCTCGAACCTCTTCGGCTTCATCCGCGTGGACACCATCCGGCCCTCGCTCTGGGATCCCATCGGCAGCATCTGGAAGCTGCGCGCGGGCGCGAACTGGAAGGAGCTGGACTTCGACGGGGCGGACACCTACCCGGAGATCCCGGGCTTCGAGGACAAGATCCGCAAGTTCTTCAACCTCCCGGAGCCGGACTCCTCCGAGGTCCAGTACCGCAAGGCCACGCTGCTGCAGATCCGCCTGCGCTACTGGTACGAGCTCACGGTGCCCTTCGCCAACTGGGTGATCTTCACCGCCTGGTTCGCGTCCAACTCG contains:
- a CDS encoding TadE/TadG family type IV pilus assembly protein, whose protein sequence is MSRAGAQRGQVAVEAALVLPLMTFMVLGIIQLTMMQHAKLMTEYAAYQAARAGIVWNGNNERMHDAAVVALLPTLGRTDDVFELGKTWALHKGWDLAMRQLQMGKGKVIDPAAFNGSNLFGFIRVDTIRPSLWDPIGSIWKLRAGANWKELDFDGADTYPEIPGFEDKIRKFFNLPEPDSSEVQYRKATLLQIRLRYWYELTVPFANWVIFTAWFASNSDVALSGGIDKPTVEPGANMTADGNLEPLGSKGKGIAHNQGYDSVYPTEMVVLWRLSQGTVPLLSRVVGKKYFIPLTATQSMRMQSNFHKKWIMHINPDWNL